Proteins encoded in a region of the Streptomyces violaceoruber genome:
- a CDS encoding CBS domain-containing protein codes for MLVREVMSTVVLTIGPAHTLRQAAALMSARRVGAAVVYDPDAGGIGILTERDVLVSVGRGQDPDTERTHSHTTTDVVFAAPTWTVEEAAGAMAHGGFRHLIVLDGGEPVGIVSVRDIIRRWAPARSPHNAPAVTA; via the coding sequence ATGCTCGTCCGCGAAGTCATGAGCACGGTCGTCCTCACCATCGGTCCCGCCCACACGCTCCGCCAGGCCGCCGCCCTGATGTCCGCACGCCGCGTCGGCGCGGCCGTGGTGTACGACCCCGACGCCGGCGGCATCGGGATCCTCACCGAACGCGACGTCCTGGTCTCCGTCGGCCGGGGCCAGGACCCGGACACCGAGCGCACCCACAGCCACACCACCACCGACGTCGTCTTCGCCGCCCCGACCTGGACCGTGGAGGAGGCGGCGGGCGCGATGGCGCACGGCGGCTTCCGCCACCTCATCGTCCTGGACGGCGGCGAGCCCGTCGGGATCGTCTCGGTGCGCGACATCATCCGCCGCTGGGCACCGGCGCGCTCCCCGCACAACGCCCCGGCGGTGACCGCCTGA
- a CDS encoding Fur family transcriptional regulator: protein MSDLLERLRGRGWRMTAQRRVVAEVLDGEHVHLTADEVHSRAVDKLPEISRATVYNTLGELVSLGEVLEVATDKRAKRYDPNAHRPHHHLVCARCGAIRDVHPTGNPLADLPDSERFGFTVSDVEVTYRGTCPNCAAA from the coding sequence ATGAGTGACCTTTTGGAACGGCTGCGCGGGCGCGGCTGGCGCATGACCGCGCAGCGGCGGGTCGTGGCCGAGGTCCTCGACGGCGAACACGTCCACCTGACGGCCGACGAGGTGCACTCCCGGGCCGTGGACAAGCTCCCCGAGATCTCCCGGGCGACGGTCTACAACACCCTGGGCGAGCTGGTCTCGCTCGGCGAGGTGCTGGAGGTCGCGACGGACAAGCGCGCCAAGCGCTACGACCCGAACGCGCACCGGCCGCACCACCACCTGGTCTGCGCGCGCTGCGGCGCGATCCGCGACGTGCACCCGACCGGCAACCCGCTGGCCGACCTGCCCGACTCGGAGCGCTTCGGCTTCACGGTGTCGGACGTCGAGGTGACGTACCGCGGCACCTGCCCGAACTGCGCGGCGGCGTGA
- a CDS encoding tetratricopeptide repeat protein: protein MNVMGDMANLFGTGRFAQPSGQLSGQEEATDEAQEAADEAAEEVRLRLAVDCGDVEAMSVLGAMLLRRGDFDAAESHLRAATAAGDRAAANNLGVLLHQRGYADEAAGWWRIAAVAGSAAAAHALGRHFRERGDEPAAEYWLCQSAEQGHVLGAYALADLLEHRGDDTGSERWMRAAAERGHREAAYRLARTLDRRAGRDGDDKAAARAADEAEQWYRQAAARGHRRGALHLGTILEKRGELKEAGRWYLTSAKDGEARAACALGFLLRDAGDTESAAVWWLRAAQDGDGNAANALGALHAERGETQTAERWYRAAMDAGDDNGAYNLGLLCAEQGRTTQAEQWYRRAAYAGHREASNALAILLLRAGDESGAEPWFSKAAEAGSVDAAFNLGILHAGRSEERAALRWYERAAAAGHTEAALQVGMARLRGGDEQEAERFLRCAAGGGSAEAAYRLATVLDARRPPEPAHELGEPAQDKSECEEWYERAASQGHRRAQVRVGMLAAARGDVVEAARWYREAAEAGSRNGAFNLGLLLAREGSEPEAVVWWRRAADAGHGRAALRLALVCARRGELAEGQRWADLAVSLGPREVGERAARLRDALRQELSA from the coding sequence ATGAACGTTATGGGGGACATGGCAAATCTGTTCGGGACAGGGCGTTTTGCGCAGCCTTCCGGTCAGCTTTCCGGTCAGGAGGAGGCCACGGACGAGGCTCAGGAAGCCGCCGACGAGGCCGCCGAGGAAGTGCGCCTGCGGCTCGCCGTCGACTGTGGTGACGTCGAGGCGATGAGCGTGCTCGGCGCGATGCTGCTGCGCCGTGGCGACTTCGACGCAGCCGAGTCGCACCTGCGTGCCGCCACCGCGGCCGGCGACCGGGCCGCCGCCAACAACCTGGGCGTCCTGCTGCACCAGCGCGGATACGCCGACGAGGCCGCCGGCTGGTGGCGCATCGCCGCCGTCGCCGGATCCGCCGCCGCCGCGCACGCGCTCGGCCGGCACTTCCGGGAACGCGGGGACGAGCCCGCCGCCGAGTACTGGCTGTGCCAGTCCGCGGAACAGGGGCACGTGCTGGGCGCCTACGCGCTCGCCGACCTGCTGGAGCACCGCGGCGACGACACCGGGTCCGAGCGGTGGATGCGGGCCGCGGCCGAACGCGGGCACCGGGAAGCGGCGTACCGGCTGGCGCGGACGCTGGACCGGCGGGCCGGGCGGGACGGCGACGACAAGGCCGCCGCACGCGCGGCCGACGAGGCCGAGCAGTGGTACCGGCAGGCCGCCGCGCGCGGTCACCGGCGCGGCGCGCTGCACCTGGGGACGATCCTGGAGAAGCGCGGCGAGCTCAAGGAGGCGGGCCGCTGGTACCTCACGTCCGCCAAGGACGGCGAGGCCCGCGCCGCCTGCGCGCTCGGCTTCCTGCTGCGGGACGCCGGGGACACCGAGAGCGCCGCCGTGTGGTGGCTGCGCGCCGCCCAGGACGGCGACGGCAACGCCGCCAACGCCCTGGGCGCGCTGCACGCCGAGCGCGGCGAGACCCAGACCGCGGAGCGCTGGTACCGGGCCGCGATGGACGCGGGCGACGACAACGGGGCGTACAACCTCGGGCTGCTCTGCGCCGAGCAGGGCCGCACCACGCAGGCCGAGCAGTGGTACCGGAGGGCCGCCTACGCCGGGCACCGGGAGGCCTCCAACGCGCTGGCCATCCTGCTGCTGCGCGCCGGGGACGAGAGCGGCGCCGAGCCGTGGTTCTCCAAGGCCGCCGAGGCGGGCAGCGTCGACGCCGCCTTCAACCTCGGGATCCTGCACGCCGGGCGGAGCGAGGAGCGGGCGGCGCTGCGCTGGTACGAGCGGGCCGCCGCCGCCGGGCACACCGAGGCGGCGCTCCAGGTCGGGATGGCGCGGCTGCGCGGCGGGGACGAGCAAGAGGCGGAGCGGTTCCTGCGCTGTGCGGCCGGGGGCGGCAGCGCGGAGGCCGCGTACCGGCTGGCGACGGTGCTGGACGCGCGTCGGCCGCCGGAGCCCGCGCACGAGCTGGGTGAGCCCGCGCAGGACAAGTCCGAGTGCGAGGAGTGGTACGAGCGGGCCGCCTCCCAGGGGCACCGGCGCGCGCAGGTGCGGGTCGGGATGCTCGCCGCGGCGCGGGGCGACGTGGTGGAGGCCGCGCGGTGGTACCGCGAGGCGGCCGAGGCCGGGTCCCGCAACGGTGCGTTCAACCTGGGGCTGCTGCTGGCCCGCGAAGGGAGCGAGCCCGAGGCCGTCGTGTGGTGGCGCAGGGCGGCCGACGCCGGGCACGGGCGGGCGGCGCTGCGGCTGGCGCTGGTCTGTGCGCGGCGGGGGGAGCTGGCAGAGGGGCAGCGGTGGGCGGACCTCGCGGTGTCGCTGGGGCCGCGGGAGGTGGGGGAGCGGGCGGCTCGGCTGCGGGACGCTTTGCGGCAGGAGCTGTCGGCGTGA
- a CDS encoding UPF0182 family membrane protein → MPDRGGGPPTGPRIRVGRPSRRVRTLLLTLGVLAVLAMAFTMFAGFWTDWLWYRSVHYSSVFTTTLWTKIGLFFVFGLLMALAVGFNIWLAHRLRPPLSAMSMEQQNLDRYRMGIAPYKKWLLLGITALVGLIAGASASGQWRTWLMWVNGVPFGQKDPQFKLDVSFYAFDLPWYRFLLGFGFAAVIISVIAAALTHYLYGGLRVTSPGARATAAATGHLSVLLGVFVALKAVAYWLDRYGLAVKSSDFKATDNWTGLRYVDANAYLPAKTILFCIAVICALLFFATLWRRTWQLPVIGFGLMVLSAILIGGLYPALVQKFQVQPNEQAKEAPYVEKNLAATRDAYGIEGTQVAEYPGKSETKDKTKLRDDADAAASVRIMDPNIISPTFQQLQQMRNYYAFPTNLDVDRYAKDGKDQDTVIGLRELNLAGIPKKNWINNHFRYTHGYGVVAAKGTQVDSEGRPVFTESNLPSEGDLGKYEQRIYYGEKTTTYSIVGGPQKEIDYSDDTGEKTFSYKGDGGVDLSNPINRAAYAAAFSEPQILYSGAIGDGSRILYNRTPKERVEAVAPWLTIDGDAYPAVVDGRIQWIVDAYTTTNGYPYASRTTLGDTTADSLTANNNSRAVVAQQNQVNYIRNSVKATVDAYSGDVKLYEWDTQDPVLKTWKKAFPGTVQDKGEISKELMAHLRYPQDLFKVQRELLTRYHVKDANTFLSGSEVWQVPDDPTNKSGDAVPPYYLSMKMPDQKAQAFSLTTTFTPNGRDNLSAFMAVDAEAGTSDYGKIRILKLPTSTTVDGPKQVQSQFNSEQDIAESIRLLRGGDSEVEYGNLLTVPLDGGLLYVEPVYVRGGDLKYPLLRKVLVSYGGNTAFENTLDAALNKVFGAQAAETEQPPDEGDDTTEPPPTSTNPTVREALSDAQKAFDAGQKALEQKDLAAYAEAQKDLEEALQRAEDAQAKADQGAGGKNGDDKNAGDKNSGDKAGSDKAGPDATPTGDAGGGADTG, encoded by the coding sequence ATGCCGGACCGCGGCGGAGGCCCCCCGACGGGGCCGCGGATCAGAGTGGGCCGCCCGTCCCGGCGTGTCCGAACCCTGCTGCTGACACTTGGTGTCCTCGCCGTGCTCGCCATGGCGTTCACCATGTTCGCGGGATTCTGGACGGACTGGCTCTGGTACAGGTCGGTCCACTACTCGTCGGTGTTCACGACGACCCTGTGGACCAAGATCGGTCTCTTCTTCGTCTTCGGCCTGCTGATGGCGCTCGCCGTCGGGTTCAACATCTGGTTGGCCCACCGCCTGCGCCCGCCGCTGAGCGCCATGTCGATGGAGCAGCAGAACCTCGACCGGTACCGGATGGGCATCGCCCCGTACAAGAAGTGGCTGCTGCTCGGCATCACCGCCCTGGTCGGCCTGATCGCCGGCGCCTCGGCGTCCGGCCAGTGGCGGACCTGGCTGATGTGGGTCAACGGCGTGCCCTTCGGGCAGAAGGACCCCCAGTTCAAGCTGGACGTCTCCTTCTACGCCTTCGACCTGCCCTGGTACCGGTTCCTGCTCGGCTTCGGCTTCGCAGCCGTGATCATCTCCGTGATCGCCGCCGCGCTGACCCACTACCTGTACGGCGGACTCCGCGTCACCAGCCCGGGCGCGCGCGCCACGGCGGCGGCCACCGGGCACCTCTCGGTGCTCCTCGGAGTCTTCGTCGCCCTCAAGGCGGTCGCCTACTGGCTCGACCGGTACGGCCTCGCCGTGAAGTCCAGCGACTTCAAGGCCACCGACAACTGGACGGGCCTCAGGTACGTCGACGCCAACGCCTACCTGCCGGCCAAGACGATCCTGTTCTGCATCGCGGTCATCTGCGCCCTGCTGTTCTTCGCCACCCTGTGGCGGCGCACCTGGCAGCTGCCCGTGATCGGCTTCGGCCTGATGGTGCTCTCCGCGATCCTCATCGGCGGCCTGTACCCGGCACTGGTCCAGAAGTTCCAGGTCCAGCCGAACGAGCAGGCCAAGGAAGCGCCGTACGTCGAGAAGAACCTCGCGGCCACGCGCGACGCGTACGGCATCGAGGGCACCCAGGTCGCCGAGTACCCGGGCAAGAGCGAGACCAAGGATAAGACCAAGCTCCGTGACGACGCGGACGCCGCGGCCTCCGTCCGGATCATGGACCCGAACATCATCTCGCCGACGTTCCAGCAGCTCCAGCAGATGCGTAACTACTACGCGTTCCCGACCAACCTGGACGTCGACCGCTACGCGAAGGACGGCAAGGACCAGGACACGGTCATCGGTCTGCGCGAGCTGAACCTGGCGGGCATCCCGAAGAAGAACTGGATCAACAACCACTTCCGCTACACCCACGGCTACGGCGTGGTCGCGGCGAAGGGCACCCAGGTCGACTCCGAGGGACGCCCGGTCTTCACCGAGTCCAATCTGCCGTCCGAGGGCGACCTCGGAAAGTACGAGCAGCGGATCTACTACGGCGAGAAGACCACCACCTACTCGATCGTCGGCGGTCCCCAGAAGGAGATCGACTACTCCGACGACACCGGGGAGAAGACCTTCAGCTACAAGGGCGACGGCGGCGTCGACCTGTCCAACCCGATCAACCGGGCGGCGTACGCGGCCGCGTTCAGCGAGCCGCAGATCCTCTACTCCGGCGCGATCGGCGACGGTTCGCGGATCCTCTACAACCGCACGCCCAAGGAGCGCGTCGAGGCGGTCGCCCCCTGGCTGACCATCGACGGCGACGCGTATCCGGCGGTGGTGGACGGCCGCATCCAGTGGATCGTCGACGCGTACACGACGACGAACGGCTATCCGTACGCCTCCCGTACGACGCTCGGCGACACCACGGCCGACTCGCTGACCGCCAACAACAACTCGCGCGCGGTGGTGGCCCAGCAGAACCAGGTCAACTACATCCGCAACTCCGTGAAGGCGACCGTCGACGCGTACAGCGGTGACGTGAAGCTCTACGAGTGGGACACCCAGGACCCGGTCCTGAAGACCTGGAAGAAGGCGTTCCCGGGCACGGTGCAGGACAAGGGCGAGATCTCCAAGGAGCTGATGGCCCACCTGCGCTATCCGCAGGACCTGTTCAAGGTCCAGCGCGAGCTGCTCACGCGCTACCACGTGAAGGACGCCAACACGTTCCTCAGCGGCAGCGAGGTGTGGCAGGTGCCGGACGACCCGACCAATAAGTCGGGCGACGCGGTGCCGCCGTACTACCTGAGCATGAAGATGCCGGACCAGAAGGCGCAGGCGTTCTCGCTGACGACGACGTTCACACCCAACGGGCGTGACAACCTCAGCGCGTTCATGGCGGTCGACGCCGAGGCGGGCACCAGCGACTACGGCAAGATCAGAATCCTGAAACTGCCGACGAGCACGACCGTCGACGGGCCCAAACAGGTACAGAGCCAGTTCAACTCCGAACAGGACATCGCCGAGTCCATCAGGCTGCTGAGAGGCGGCGACTCGGAGGTGGAGTACGGCAACCTGCTGACGGTGCCGCTGGACGGCGGACTGCTGTACGTCGAGCCCGTCTACGTGCGCGGTGGCGACCTCAAGTACCCGCTGCTGCGCAAGGTTCTGGTGAGCTACGGGGGCAACACCGCCTTCGAGAACACGCTCGACGCGGCCCTCAACAAGGTCTTCGGAGCGCAGGCCGCCGAGACCGAGCAGCCACCGGACGAGGGCGACGACACGACCGAGCCGCCACCGACGTCCACCAACCCCACGGTCCGGGAAGCGCTGAGCGACGCGCAGAAGGCCTTCGACGCCGGGCAGAAGGCCCTGGAGCAGAAGGACTTGGCCGCGTACGCCGAGGCGCAGAAGGACCTCGAGGAGGCACTCCAGCGGGCCGAGGACGCACAGGCCAAGGCCGACCAGGGCGCCGGCGGCAAGAACGGCGACGACAAGAACGCCGGTGACAAGAACAGCGGTGACAAGGCCGGGAGCGACAAGGCCGGTCCGGACGCGACACCGACCGGTGATGCCGGTGGCGGAGCGGACACCGGCTGA
- a CDS encoding PPA1309 family protein, which yields MSNTPMAASPLTRAVLEIDEYVSGLGWDQPARLFALVDTARLRADQPSLADRLGLREEPESSGLTPIEQDEIPTDQALDEFLGTIAWPDSVVGCALAVERLMLPPSAEAQVPSGLNEKKLAQWVAEHPDRQEVRMTVAVLRDGSRDSALRLREKDTATEVLTGSDLVPGLAAALTATFEE from the coding sequence ATGTCCAACACCCCCATGGCAGCGAGCCCCCTCACCCGGGCCGTACTCGAGATCGACGAGTACGTCTCCGGCCTCGGCTGGGACCAGCCCGCACGCCTCTTTGCACTTGTCGACACCGCACGGCTGCGGGCCGACCAGCCCTCGCTCGCGGACCGGCTCGGTCTGCGGGAGGAGCCGGAGTCCTCCGGCCTCACCCCGATCGAGCAGGACGAAATTCCAACGGACCAGGCGCTCGACGAGTTCCTGGGCACCATCGCCTGGCCCGACTCCGTGGTCGGCTGCGCGCTCGCCGTGGAGCGCCTGATGCTGCCGCCCTCGGCCGAGGCCCAGGTGCCTTCGGGCCTGAACGAGAAGAAACTCGCGCAGTGGGTGGCGGAGCACCCGGACCGTCAGGAGGTCCGCATGACGGTCGCGGTCCTGCGCGACGGCAGCCGCGACTCGGCCCTGCGGCTGCGGGAGAAGGACACGGCCACGGAGGTCCTGACCGGTTCCGACCTGGTGCCGGGTCTGGCCGCGGCGCTGACGGCGACCTTCGAGGAGTAG
- a CDS encoding YlbL family protein, whose product MPRRTATMLASTLMLIALLCAGVFIPVPYSEMSPGPTVNTLGDHDGEPVLQISGHKTYEASGHLNMTTVRVTSAEYRMNLVEAVYGWLAHDNSVVPHETLYPDGKTEEEATQENAEEFSQSQESAKVAALKALDIPVKSWVVVSAVVKDSPSQGRLHAGDVIKAVDGTTVKKPADVAELVTKHEPGQDTVFTIVPAKEQAAAEKEGRTATKTQKITIRTETSQDAGAQRAVVGISAGTDHTFPFEIDIKLADVGGPSAGLMFALGIYDKLTPGDLTGGKFVAGTGTIDDNGKVGPIGGIGMKTIGAHDKGAQYFLTPADNCAAAAEDTPDGLTLVKVDTIDDALGALKDIRSGKTADLPKCTRG is encoded by the coding sequence ATGCCACGCCGCACCGCGACGATGCTCGCCTCCACCCTGATGCTGATCGCGCTCCTGTGCGCGGGTGTTTTCATCCCCGTGCCGTACTCGGAGATGTCGCCCGGGCCGACGGTGAACACCCTCGGGGACCACGACGGCGAGCCGGTGCTCCAGATCTCCGGTCACAAGACCTACGAGGCGAGCGGTCATCTGAACATGACCACCGTCCGGGTCACCAGCGCCGAGTACCGGATGAACCTCGTGGAGGCCGTCTACGGCTGGCTGGCACACGACAACAGCGTGGTGCCGCACGAGACCCTCTACCCGGACGGCAAGACCGAGGAAGAGGCCACCCAGGAGAACGCCGAGGAGTTCAGCCAGTCCCAGGAGAGCGCGAAGGTCGCCGCCTTGAAGGCGCTCGACATCCCGGTGAAGTCCTGGGTGGTCGTCTCCGCGGTCGTCAAGGACTCCCCGTCGCAGGGCCGGCTGCACGCCGGCGACGTGATCAAGGCCGTGGACGGCACGACCGTCAAGAAGCCCGCGGACGTCGCCGAGCTGGTGACCAAGCACGAGCCGGGACAGGACACCGTCTTCACGATCGTGCCCGCCAAGGAGCAGGCCGCCGCGGAGAAGGAGGGCCGGACGGCGACGAAGACCCAGAAGATCACCATCAGGACCGAGACCTCCCAGGACGCGGGCGCGCAGCGCGCCGTCGTCGGGATCTCCGCCGGAACCGACCACACGTTCCCGTTCGAGATCGACATCAAGCTGGCCGACGTCGGCGGCCCGAGCGCCGGTCTGATGTTCGCCCTCGGCATCTACGACAAGCTCACCCCCGGCGACCTCACCGGCGGCAAGTTCGTCGCCGGCACCGGGACGATCGACGACAACGGCAAGGTCGGCCCGATCGGCGGCATCGGCATGAAGACCATCGGCGCGCACGACAAGGGCGCCCAGTACTTCCTGACGCCCGCGGACAACTGCGCGGCGGCCGCCGAGGACACCCCCGACGGGCTCACCCTCGTGAAGGTGGACACCATCGACGACGCCCTCGGCGCGCTCAAGGACATCCGTTCCGGAAAGACCGCCGACCTGCCGAAGTGCACGCGGGGGTAG
- a CDS encoding molybdenum cofactor biosynthesis protein MoaE has protein sequence MATTNDHPGERAAADPVKLIGIRETPLSVDEVFGAVGDDASGGTALFVGTVRNHDGGTDVDRLGYSCHPSAEAEMRRIAEKVVAEYPVRALAALHRVGDLEVGDLAVVVAVSCPHRGEAFDACRKLIDDLKHEVPIWKHQTFSDGTEEWVGA, from the coding sequence ATGGCAACCACGAACGACCACCCCGGCGAGCGGGCCGCAGCGGACCCCGTGAAGCTGATCGGCATCCGTGAGACGCCCCTGTCCGTGGACGAGGTCTTCGGCGCGGTCGGGGACGACGCGTCGGGCGGCACCGCGCTGTTCGTGGGGACCGTGCGCAACCACGACGGCGGCACCGACGTCGACCGGCTCGGGTACTCGTGCCACCCGAGCGCCGAGGCGGAGATGCGCCGGATCGCGGAGAAGGTCGTCGCGGAGTACCCCGTACGGGCGCTCGCGGCACTGCACCGTGTGGGTGACCTTGAGGTCGGGGACCTCGCGGTGGTCGTCGCCGTGTCCTGCCCGCACCGGGGCGAGGCCTTCGACGCCTGCCGCAAGCTGATCGACGACCTCAAGCACGAGGTGCCCATCTGGAAGCACCAGACGTTCTCCGACGGAACCGAGGAATGGGTGGGCGCGTAG
- a CDS encoding SDR family oxidoreductase, with protein sequence MSSPDPQVRAARNQSTSSARPGARGPVVAVTGAASGVGALLTARLAASDEVRQVVAIDERRGGCEAAQWQILDVRDPAIAEKLRGADVVVHLALDLDLETDAAARTAYNVRGTQTVLTAAAAAGVHRVVLCTSAMVYGALPDNELPLSEDAELRATAEATGVGDLLEIERLARRAPRAHPGLNVTVVRPAVLVGGMDTALTRYFESPRLLVVAGSRPAWQFCHVDDLCSALEYAVLEKADGELAVGCDGWLEQEEVEELSGIRRMELPSAVALGAAARLHRIGLTPSPAGDLAYTMYPWVVSGSRLHDAGWRPKHTNEEVLAELLEEVSGRHTVAGRRLGRKDATAAGAAGATVALLGAAAVVRRARKARRRI encoded by the coding sequence GTGAGTTCCCCAGATCCGCAGGTTCGCGCAGCGCGAAACCAGTCAACCAGCTCCGCACGCCCCGGCGCGCGCGGACCCGTCGTCGCGGTCACCGGCGCCGCGTCCGGGGTGGGGGCACTGCTCACCGCGCGGCTCGCCGCGTCCGACGAGGTCAGACAGGTCGTGGCCATCGACGAGCGGCGCGGCGGGTGCGAGGCGGCGCAGTGGCAGATCCTGGACGTACGGGACCCGGCCATCGCCGAGAAACTGCGTGGTGCGGACGTCGTGGTGCACCTGGCGCTCGACCTCGACCTGGAGACCGACGCGGCCGCCCGGACGGCTTACAACGTCCGGGGGACGCAGACCGTCCTGACCGCCGCCGCGGCGGCCGGCGTGCACCGGGTGGTGCTGTGCACCTCCGCGATGGTCTACGGCGCACTCCCGGACAACGAGCTGCCGCTGTCCGAGGACGCCGAGCTGCGTGCCACGGCCGAGGCCACGGGTGTCGGAGACCTGCTGGAGATCGAGCGGCTCGCGCGGCGCGCACCCCGGGCCCACCCCGGCCTGAACGTCACCGTGGTGCGGCCCGCCGTACTGGTCGGAGGCATGGACACCGCGCTGACCAGGTACTTCGAGTCACCCCGACTGCTGGTCGTGGCCGGATCGCGGCCCGCCTGGCAGTTCTGCCACGTCGACGACCTGTGCAGTGCCCTGGAGTACGCCGTCCTGGAGAAGGCCGACGGAGAGCTGGCCGTCGGGTGCGACGGCTGGCTGGAGCAGGAGGAGGTCGAGGAGCTCAGCGGCATCCGGCGGATGGAGCTGCCCTCCGCGGTCGCGCTCGGCGCGGCGGCCCGGCTGCACCGGATCGGCCTGACGCCCTCCCCGGCCGGGGACCTGGCGTACACGATGTACCCCTGGGTCGTCAGCGGCAGCCGCCTGCACGATGCCGGATGGCGTCCGAAGCACACGAACGAGGAGGTCCTGGCGGAGCTGCTCGAGGAGGTCTCGGGCCGGCACACGGTCGCCGGCCGGCGTCTCGGGCGCAAGGACGCGACGGCGGCGGGCGCCGCGGGCGCGACGGTGGCGCTGCTGGGCGCGGCCGCGGTGGTGCGTCGCGCGCGCAAGGCACGGCGCCGCATCTGA
- a CDS encoding zinc-dependent metalloprotease, whose product MSDTPFGFGLPPEEPDDGDEGKKKDQQSGGGQGPANPFGFGMSGAGGLGGPGADNPFAAMFGSMNPNDLGAAFQQLGQMLSYEGGPVNWDMAKQIARQTVSQGTPDGRKDASVGPAERNAVQEAVRLADLWLDDATALPSGAGTAVAWSRAEWVEATLPAWRELVDPVAERVGNAMGDVLPEEMQAMAGPLIGMMRSMGGAMFGTQIGQAVGVLAGEVVGSTDVGLPLGPAGKAALLPANIESFGKDLGVPQEEVRLYLALREAAHQRLFAHVPWLRSHLFGAVDGYARGIKVDTAKLEDVVGQFDPQNPEQLQEALQQGMFQPEDTPEQKAALARLETALALVEGWVDAVVHTAAKPRLSSADALRETLRRRRASGGPAEQTFATLIGLELRPRRLRDASRLWASLTDAHGVDGRDGLWAHPDMLPTATDLDDPDGFVHREQLDFSELDKMLGEAAGKPDLKKKDEGDRGENRSADRDEPKGDDGE is encoded by the coding sequence GTGAGTGACACCCCATTCGGATTCGGCCTTCCGCCGGAGGAGCCGGACGACGGCGACGAGGGCAAGAAGAAGGACCAGCAGAGCGGCGGTGGTCAGGGACCGGCCAACCCGTTCGGTTTCGGGATGTCCGGAGCCGGAGGCCTGGGCGGCCCCGGCGCGGACAACCCGTTCGCTGCCATGTTCGGTTCCATGAACCCCAACGACCTGGGCGCCGCGTTCCAGCAGCTGGGCCAGATGCTCTCCTACGAGGGCGGCCCGGTGAACTGGGACATGGCCAAGCAGATCGCCCGCCAGACGGTCTCCCAGGGCACGCCGGACGGCCGCAAGGACGCCAGCGTCGGTCCCGCCGAGCGCAATGCCGTCCAGGAGGCGGTGCGCCTGGCCGATCTGTGGCTGGACGACGCGACGGCCCTGCCGTCGGGCGCGGGTACCGCCGTGGCCTGGAGCCGCGCGGAGTGGGTCGAGGCGACCCTGCCCGCGTGGCGCGAGCTGGTCGACCCGGTCGCCGAGCGCGTCGGCAACGCCATGGGCGACGTGCTGCCGGAGGAGATGCAGGCCATGGCCGGCCCGCTGATCGGCATGATGCGGTCCATGGGCGGCGCCATGTTCGGCACGCAGATCGGGCAGGCCGTCGGCGTGCTCGCCGGCGAGGTCGTCGGCTCGACCGACGTGGGTCTGCCGCTCGGCCCGGCGGGCAAGGCCGCGCTGCTGCCGGCGAACATCGAGTCGTTCGGCAAGGACCTCGGTGTGCCCCAGGAGGAGGTGCGGCTGTACCTGGCGCTGCGCGAGGCCGCCCACCAGCGCCTCTTCGCGCACGTGCCGTGGCTGCGCTCGCACCTGTTCGGTGCCGTCGACGGCTACGCCCGTGGGATCAAGGTCGACACGGCCAAGCTGGAGGACGTGGTCGGCCAGTTCGACCCGCAGAACCCCGAGCAGCTGCAGGAGGCTCTCCAGCAGGGCATGTTCCAGCCGGAGGACACGCCGGAGCAGAAGGCGGCCCTGGCCCGGCTGGAGACCGCTCTCGCGCTCGTCGAGGGCTGGGTGGACGCGGTGGTGCACACCGCCGCGAAGCCGCGCCTGTCCTCCGCCGACGCGCTGCGCGAGACGCTGCGCCGCCGTCGCGCCTCGGGCGGTCCCGCCGAGCAGACGTTCGCGACGCTGATCGGTCTCGAGCTGCGCCCGCGCCGGCTGCGCGACGCCTCCCGCCTGTGGGCGTCCCTGACGGACGCGCACGGTGTCGACGGCCGGGACGGGCTGTGGGCCCACCCGGACATGCTGCCGACCGCGACCGACCTGGACGACCCGGACGGCTTCGTGCACCGTGAGCAGCTCGACTTCTCCGAGCTGGACAAGATGCTCGGCGAGGCGGCGGGCAAGCCCGATCTGAAGAAGAAGGACGAGGGCGACCGGGGCGAGAACCGGTCCGCCGACCGGGACGAGCCCAAGGGCGACGACGGCGAGTGA